GAGCAAGAAATACCTCATCGACCGCTTCTTCGGAAGGCCCGTCACCCTGATCTTCCAGTTCCTCTCCGCCCAGACCCAGAAGGTGGGGGCCATCGCCCACCAACGGGTCACCCACCGCTATCCCCTGCATGTGGCCGAAACCCTGGAGCGGACCGGCCCCGGGGGCGAGATCATGGAACTGGGGTTCGTGCGCCTCATCGACCTTCATTCCATGTTCCAGGAGATGAACTACCGCTTCTTCGAACGCAACATCCGGGCCAGTCTCTCCGAGGACGCTGCCACCAACCGGTCGGTCTATGAGGCCCTGGAAAAACTGGTCCTGAAAGGGGATGCGGATCCGGCGGTCTTCGCCTTCCATCACAACGGGGTGACCCTTTTCGCCGAGCGGATCGACAAGGAAAAGGACGAATTCATCCTCACCGAGCCCCGTCTCCTCAACGGGGCCCAGACCATCACCACCCTGGACCGTTTCCTCAGGGACCACGCCGGGGACCCCCTTTTGAAGGAGAAAGAGGGGGCCCTGCAGGACCTCTGGGTCCTGTGCAAGATCATCACCGATGCCCGTAATGAGTTCGTGTTGGAAGTGGCCATCAACAACAACCGCCAGAACCCGGTCAAGCCCTGGAACCTGCACGCCAATGACATGATCCAGTTGGAACTACAGGACAAGCTCCGGGAGGACCTGGGGGTCTATTACGAACGCCAGGAGAAGGCCTTCTCCAACCTCACCCCCGAGGACCTGGAGGAAATGGAGATCAAGGAGGCCAAGGCGGTGGAGATGCTCAAGCTGGCCCAGACCTTCCTGGCCTCCGATGGCGAGGTGGACCGGATGGGCCGTCTCCAGGAGGTCTTCGAGGAGGAAAAGGACTACGACAAGGTCTTCAGCCCCGAAAGGCTCCAGGCGGATTCCCGCAAGGTCCTCCTTTGCTACAAGGTCCACTACCGCCTCACCCGCCTCATCCGGGAGATCATGGAGAAGGGTGAGAAAAAATACGCCTATATGCGCCGGGCCCGCAACCTGCTGTGGGCGCTTCTCTGCCAAGCCATGCTCAACGACGAGAAGGTCGAGGAATACGCCGGCCGTTTCGGCCGGAACCTTTCCATCGAGAACGATTACGTGGATTGGCTGGCCAAGCTGGCCTCCACCAAGGCCCGATTCCTCATCGCGGCCGTGGTGGAAAAGGAGCCCTATGCCTCCAAGGCCGCCGACGAACGGTACTCCTTCCTTCGGACCAAGGCCCTCTTCGACCAGTGCATGGAACAGGGCAAGAAAAAATTCGGCTGGACACAAAAGGGATTGCTCTGATCCCCAGTTCCAACAGATCGGGCGATATTAAAGGGTTTTTGCGGGCCCATCCTT
This region of bacterium genomic DNA includes:
- a CDS encoding AIPR family protein — its product is MITIAQADIDAVVLSFQETPGTVPDNAFALLYLEKEFKLTREEAAQRIFWGRNDYGVDAFHVDPQLKNLYLFQFRWSQAPILFRVPYQRLVEVGMDRVFGQAPPGIQEEQFFLQLKSQMLHYQGAIDRVFIHLVFNGDPQEAEHSMVYEKLREDLESKKYLIDRFFGRPVTLIFQFLSAQTQKVGAIAHQRVTHRYPLHVAETLERTGPGGEIMELGFVRLIDLHSMFQEMNYRFFERNIRASLSEDAATNRSVYEALEKLVLKGDADPAVFAFHHNGVTLFAERIDKEKDEFILTEPRLLNGAQTITTLDRFLRDHAGDPLLKEKEGALQDLWVLCKIITDARNEFVLEVAINNNRQNPVKPWNLHANDMIQLELQDKLREDLGVYYERQEKAFSNLTPEDLEEMEIKEAKAVEMLKLAQTFLASDGEVDRMGRLQEVFEEEKDYDKVFSPERLQADSRKVLLCYKVHYRLTRLIREIMEKGEKKYAYMRRARNLLWALLCQAMLNDEKVEEYAGRFGRNLSIENDYVDWLAKLASTKARFLIAAVVEKEPYASKAADERYSFLRTKALFDQCMEQGKKKFGWTQKGLL